In a single window of the uncultured Dysgonomonas sp. genome:
- a CDS encoding biopolymer transporter ExbD: MASIDTGGGEVKKGKPKKETLRVDFTPMVDMNMLLITFFMFCTTLSKPQVMDIAMPTNEKLNEDEEVKVKESKAITLILGENNKVYYYTGIPNYEDYTTLKETDFSPEGLRSLLLDRNKTIVAKMKELKHEKFVTNKKMSDEEFQARSKEIKGDKDGQVVVIKPTADANYANLVDALDEMQICSIDKYAIVDMTEGDQFLLENLKTKGAYGAQAAPPKK; the protein is encoded by the coding sequence ATGGCTTCAATAGATACCGGTGGAGGAGAAGTAAAAAAAGGAAAACCAAAAAAAGAAACCCTAAGGGTAGACTTTACCCCCATGGTAGACATGAACATGCTTTTGATCACATTCTTTATGTTCTGTACCACATTGAGTAAACCGCAGGTGATGGATATCGCGATGCCTACCAATGAGAAACTGAACGAAGATGAAGAAGTAAAGGTGAAAGAATCAAAAGCAATCACCCTTATATTAGGAGAAAATAATAAGGTATATTACTATACAGGTATACCAAATTATGAAGACTATACAACTTTGAAAGAAACGGATTTTTCACCGGAAGGACTTCGTTCGCTACTTTTGGACAGAAACAAAACCATTGTGGCAAAAATGAAGGAACTTAAACATGAAAAATTTGTGACCAATAAGAAAATGTCTGATGAAGAGTTTCAAGCAAGATCTAAAGAAATAAAAGGCGATAAGGATGGACAGGTTGTTGTAATAAAACCTACAGCCGACGCCAATTACGCGAATCTTGTAGATGCTCTGGATGAAATGCAGATTTGCAGTATTGACAAGTATGCTATCGTGGATATGACTGAAGGAGATCAATTCCTTCTGGAAAATCTCAAGACTAAGGGAGCTTATGGGGCACAGGCAGCACCACCAAAAAAGTAA
- a CDS encoding biopolymer transporter ExbD encodes MGKIKVKKQSTFIDMTAMSDVTVLLLTFFMLTATFLPKEPVQVLTPASVSERKVSEYNVLTILIDTEGRVFLNLDDANTKKSVLQLMGQDYGITFNDKQVRSFVEQSHIGVPMSRMSAFLDKSLSAQDDEIKKMGVPTDSTNNQLTRWVKHAREIGGENLQIAIKSDQTTPYPEVDKVMKILVAMKENRYSLVTTLKKMPEGL; translated from the coding sequence ATGGGAAAGATTAAGGTAAAAAAACAGAGCACATTCATCGACATGACCGCGATGAGTGATGTTACTGTACTCTTGCTCACATTCTTCATGCTTACAGCAACATTCTTGCCAAAAGAGCCGGTACAGGTTTTGACACCGGCATCAGTATCCGAACGTAAAGTCTCTGAATATAATGTATTAACTATATTGATAGACACAGAAGGAAGGGTATTTTTGAATTTGGACGATGCTAATACCAAAAAATCGGTATTACAGTTGATGGGGCAAGACTATGGCATTACGTTTAATGACAAACAGGTAAGATCTTTCGTAGAACAATCACACATTGGTGTGCCTATGAGTAGAATGTCTGCTTTCTTAGACAAGTCATTGAGTGCGCAGGATGATGAAATCAAAAAAATGGGTGTTCCAACCGACAGTACTAACAATCAGTTGACACGTTGGGTGAAACATGCACGTGAAATAGGTGGAGAAAATCTCCAGATTGCAATTAAATCAGATCAGACAACACCATATCCCGAAGTGGATAAAGTGATGAAAATTCTGGTGGCGATGAAGGAAAACAGGTATAGCCTCGTTACAACTCTCAAGAAAATGCCGGAAGGCTTGTAA
- a CDS encoding MotA/TolQ/ExbB proton channel family protein — METKKQQSNKKPRSKGVSAFVVVIGCAIVAHLFFYLVAGADSNFDEKGHPIGGNILGTLYQGGWVIPIVITLLLTVFTLSVERFFALNRASGKGSTAKFVMNAKAKLEAGDIAGASKLCDEQKGSVANILKAGLIRYADVEKLTDLHNDEKAAIIQKEIEEATTLELPYLQQNLSVIATISTLGTLMGLFGTVLGMIKSFGAMAQEGAPDSTVLALGISEALMNTAMGIGTGACAIISYSYFSGKVEDMTNAVDEVGFAIGQTYTNLHGGLAK; from the coding sequence ATGGAAACTAAAAAACAACAATCGAACAAAAAGCCTAGATCAAAAGGTGTTTCAGCTTTTGTAGTAGTTATTGGATGTGCTATCGTAGCTCACCTATTCTTCTATCTGGTAGCAGGTGCAGACAGTAACTTCGACGAAAAAGGTCATCCGATAGGAGGAAACATACTGGGAACACTTTATCAAGGTGGATGGGTAATTCCAATCGTAATCACATTGTTGCTTACAGTATTTACTCTTTCTGTTGAAAGATTTTTCGCATTGAACAGAGCAAGCGGTAAAGGAAGTACAGCTAAATTTGTGATGAACGCAAAAGCTAAATTAGAAGCTGGTGATATCGCTGGTGCATCTAAACTTTGCGACGAGCAAAAAGGTTCGGTTGCTAATATTCTTAAAGCTGGTTTGATCAGATATGCAGATGTTGAGAAATTGACAGACCTGCACAATGACGAAAAAGCTGCAATCATTCAGAAAGAAATTGAAGAAGCTACAACATTGGAACTTCCATATTTACAACAAAACTTGTCAGTTATCGCTACTATCTCTACATTAGGTACGTTGATGGGACTATTCGGAACGGTACTTGGTATGATCAAGTCGTTTGGTGCGATGGCGCAAGAAGGAGCTCCGGACTCTACAGTATTGGCACTCGGTATCTCTGAGGCACTTATGAATACTGCAATGGGTATCGGTACTGGTGCTTGTGCTATCATTTCTTATTCTTACTTCTCCGGAAAAGTTGAAGATATGACTAACGCTGTAGACGAAGTGGGTTTTGCTATTGGCCAGACTTACACTAATTTACACGGTGGCTTAGCTAAATAA
- a CDS encoding aspartate kinase: MLTVEKIGGTSMSQFKDVLENVIVGKRTPDELYNRIFVVSAYNNVTNWLLEHKKTGEPGVYVQFLENSDYSIGLDSLCQRLLLINKGFEEIGLDQLEAREFITYRIKQAKTMLHSLSKVMASGYVNADDICLAAREILASLGEAHSAWNSVNILNNNGISARFIDLCGFNDSLPLTIDERIHRAFKGIDFSKDLCITTGYTKGTEGIMRAFDRGYTEVTFSKVAVEVHANEAIIHKEYHLSSADPNIVGVEKTVPVGRTNYIIADQLADIGMEAIHPKAAKPLELANIDIRIKNTFEPEHPGTLITRDYVSEVPKIEIVSGTNKVLAIEVHDPMMVGEVGFDLKIMQIFAKYGVSYILKSTNANSITNIVWDNYKSRELIAELEQNFYQVVVERVALVCAMGTNIALPGFLYRAAKALFDRGINVESFGQSLRQVNMQFVIKREFYNDAVIALNDELCIDK; the protein is encoded by the coding sequence ATGCTTACAGTAGAGAAAATTGGCGGAACCTCCATGTCCCAGTTTAAAGATGTACTGGAAAACGTGATTGTAGGAAAAAGAACACCGGACGAATTATATAACCGTATATTTGTGGTGTCAGCGTATAATAATGTGACCAACTGGCTGTTGGAACACAAAAAAACGGGTGAGCCTGGGGTGTATGTACAGTTTCTCGAAAACAGTGATTATAGCATAGGGCTCGATAGTCTGTGCCAACGCTTATTGTTGATTAACAAAGGTTTTGAAGAAATAGGACTCGATCAGCTCGAAGCTCGCGAGTTCATCACTTATCGTATCAAGCAGGCCAAGACCATGTTGCACAGCTTGAGCAAGGTAATGGCGTCCGGCTATGTAAATGCAGATGATATTTGTCTGGCAGCCCGTGAAATCCTGGCATCACTCGGAGAAGCGCATTCTGCGTGGAATTCAGTTAATATTCTCAATAATAATGGTATATCGGCACGGTTTATAGATCTGTGCGGGTTTAACGACTCATTGCCACTGACTATTGATGAACGGATTCACAGAGCATTTAAAGGGATTGACTTTAGTAAAGACTTATGTATAACTACCGGATATACTAAAGGTACAGAGGGAATTATGCGTGCTTTCGACCGGGGTTACACCGAAGTTACTTTTAGTAAAGTAGCAGTGGAGGTCCATGCAAATGAGGCTATTATACATAAAGAATACCACCTTTCGAGTGCTGATCCTAATATTGTGGGGGTTGAAAAAACAGTTCCTGTAGGAAGAACGAATTATATTATAGCTGACCAGTTGGCCGATATTGGTATGGAGGCAATTCATCCTAAGGCAGCTAAACCATTGGAATTGGCTAATATAGATATCCGTATAAAGAATACATTTGAGCCGGAACATCCCGGTACTTTGATAACGAGGGATTATGTTTCGGAAGTACCTAAAATAGAGATCGTTTCCGGTACAAATAAGGTATTGGCTATCGAAGTGCATGACCCTATGATGGTAGGGGAAGTAGGATTCGACCTTAAAATAATGCAGATATTTGCCAAATATGGAGTGAGTTATATACTGAAGTCGACTAACGCTAACTCCATAACTAACATTGTCTGGGATAATTATAAATCGCGCGAACTGATTGCCGAACTAGAACAGAATTTCTATCAGGTAGTTGTAGAGCGGGTTGCTTTGGTTTGCGCTATGGGTACTAATATCGCATTGCCGGGATTTTTGTACAGAGCGGCAAAAGCATTGTTTGACAGGGGTATTAATGTAGAAAGTTTCGGGCAGTCGTTACGCCAGGTAAATATGCAGTTTGTAATAAAAAGAGAATTTTACAATGACGCTGTAATAGCGCTCAATGATGAATTATGCATAGATAAATAG
- a CDS encoding DUF5686 and carboxypeptidase regulatory-like domain-containing protein — MKHLHALILLTLSLAYIPVSAQNFKGKITDKSGEPLYGSSIYIKEVNQGLVCNDNGFYQTNLTTGSYNVEYKCLGFRRVERKIQIRENETLTLDIILEENPYTLKEVTVSNNEDPAYPIIRKAIEKAPLYAGAIKEYTADVYIKGNGEILKVGSLVDRLSKNAEGIKLSELQNQIFVQESFNEVQFTSPDKYNQTVKAFSSSIPDNLDAKDAMGVIQSSLYMPKAGMFISPLNPKAFTYYRFRYEGFFEDGDATVNKIKIEPKMKDPILYSGYIYIADNTWHIYSAELTSNVYGVKEEHTITYQELKENAFLPVSYLINSNIDILGNKFTFSYYASLKYKDIEINKEISKELAEKKKTKKRDFEIKRDSLYKTESDSLATKRDSVYWANIRVIPLEEREIVSYVKKDSIQQHLDSVRKEYHNSKFSFMDIFSGGKIGGDSTRFTFKFDGLLLGVPEYNFVDGLWLGQKFDLTTKIGKNNKLSISPYIYYTTSRKRIVGGSDINLLYSRMKMGELIISGGSMSEDFNPTGIHRFNNATSSLIRGKNYNHFYQNDYISVSNTIELSHGLTLITGLEIAKRSGLSNHTDYTWGKKSWITPNMFSGDRFDKTAYNIGINYIPYVYYTVNDGVKRYQKITSPVFFFRYSEAFASWQTNNSKYRKLRVGIYQQLRLSEFSRFNYHIEGGGFLGNKDKMHFADFQQFNTSDVTVNLRSPFTSFMLLENYTASTNKHWIKGEFNYDSHYLLLKRLPFLQGKMFTESIHLKNLYTPDMRLYSEIGYSINITSLLNFGAFASFKKAKYQDFGLRILFDLERSKKLFK, encoded by the coding sequence ATGAAACATCTTCACGCCCTCATTCTCTTAACCTTATCTTTGGCATACATACCTGTATCTGCACAAAATTTCAAAGGTAAGATCACTGACAAGTCGGGAGAACCACTGTATGGAAGTTCCATATATATCAAGGAAGTAAATCAAGGACTGGTATGTAACGACAATGGATTTTATCAGACAAATCTCACGACCGGCAGTTACAATGTAGAATATAAATGCTTGGGTTTTAGAAGGGTGGAACGAAAAATACAAATAAGAGAAAATGAGACTCTCACTCTCGATATTATACTGGAAGAAAATCCATATACTCTGAAAGAAGTCACTGTCTCCAACAATGAAGACCCCGCCTACCCTATTATCAGAAAAGCGATAGAAAAGGCTCCTTTATATGCAGGAGCAATAAAAGAATACACAGCTGATGTATATATAAAAGGAAACGGGGAGATACTGAAAGTCGGCTCCCTGGTAGACAGATTGTCGAAAAATGCGGAAGGGATTAAATTATCGGAACTGCAAAACCAGATATTTGTACAGGAATCTTTTAATGAAGTACAATTCACCTCTCCGGATAAGTATAATCAAACTGTAAAAGCATTTTCGAGCAGTATACCCGACAATCTCGATGCAAAAGATGCGATGGGAGTCATACAATCATCCCTATATATGCCTAAGGCCGGTATGTTTATATCCCCGCTAAATCCTAAAGCCTTTACTTACTACAGATTCAGGTATGAAGGTTTCTTCGAAGACGGCGATGCAACCGTAAATAAAATAAAAATAGAGCCGAAAATGAAGGACCCCATACTATATAGCGGGTATATCTATATTGCAGACAATACATGGCACATTTATTCTGCCGAACTGACCAGTAATGTATATGGCGTAAAAGAAGAGCACACCATCACTTACCAGGAGCTGAAAGAGAATGCTTTTCTGCCTGTTTCTTATCTGATAAATTCAAACATAGACATTCTGGGGAATAAATTCACATTCAGTTATTATGCTTCACTGAAATACAAGGATATAGAGATTAATAAAGAAATATCAAAAGAACTTGCTGAAAAGAAAAAAACGAAGAAAAGAGATTTTGAGATAAAAAGAGATTCCCTTTATAAAACGGAATCAGACAGCCTTGCTACCAAGCGTGATTCTGTATATTGGGCAAACATACGCGTGATCCCATTGGAAGAGAGGGAAATAGTAAGCTATGTAAAAAAAGACTCTATACAGCAGCATCTCGATTCGGTACGTAAGGAATACCACAATTCGAAATTCTCTTTCATGGATATTTTCAGCGGAGGAAAAATAGGAGGAGATTCCACCCGCTTCACATTCAAGTTTGATGGCCTACTGCTCGGTGTACCTGAATATAACTTCGTTGACGGGTTATGGTTGGGACAGAAATTCGATTTAACAACCAAAATCGGAAAGAACAATAAACTAAGTATATCTCCTTACATATATTACACAACTTCGCGAAAAAGAATAGTTGGAGGTAGCGATATAAATCTGCTCTACTCGCGTATGAAGATGGGCGAACTGATAATTTCGGGAGGCTCTATGAGTGAAGATTTCAATCCTACAGGCATACACCGGTTTAATAATGCTACCAGTTCCCTGATCAGAGGAAAGAACTACAACCACTTTTATCAGAATGACTATATATCCGTATCCAACACTATAGAGCTGAGCCATGGGCTGACACTTATTACTGGCCTTGAAATAGCAAAACGCTCCGGCTTGTCAAATCATACTGATTATACCTGGGGCAAGAAAAGCTGGATAACTCCGAACATGTTTTCGGGTGACCGTTTCGACAAAACAGCCTATAATATAGGAATAAATTATATACCATATGTATATTATACAGTAAACGATGGGGTGAAAAGGTATCAAAAAATCACCTCTCCTGTGTTCTTCTTCAGATATAGCGAGGCTTTTGCTTCGTGGCAGACAAATAATTCGAAATATAGGAAATTAAGAGTCGGAATATATCAGCAACTCAGGTTAAGCGAATTCTCCCGTTTCAACTACCATATAGAAGGCGGTGGATTCTTAGGAAATAAAGATAAAATGCATTTTGCCGACTTCCAGCAGTTCAATACTTCCGATGTCACAGTCAATCTGAGGTCACCGTTTACTTCGTTTATGTTACTCGAAAACTATACTGCATCAACCAACAAACACTGGATAAAAGGGGAATTCAACTATGACAGTCACTATCTACTCTTAAAACGCCTACCTTTTCTGCAAGGCAAAATGTTCACAGAAAGCATTCATCTGAAAAATTTATATACCCCGGATATGAGGTTATATTCGGAAATAGGCTATTCCATTAATATTACCAGTCTTTTAAATTTCGGAGCATTTGCTTCTTTCAAAAAAGCTAAATATCAGGATTTCGGACTCCGTATCCTTTTCGATCTGGAAAGATCAAAGAAATTATTTAAGTAA
- the menA gene encoding 1,4-dihydroxy-2-naphthoate octaprenyltransferase — translation MASFKSWISALRPRTLFLAVATALCGSGIAYSTGNFSFSVCILTMLIATILQLLSNMANDLGDYQHGTDITGERVGPQRTVQSGAITPGQMKKAIMMAIGAAAIIGILLIYIALQFMNWKFIILFLILGAASIVAAIKYTAGKNPYGYKGLGDIFSFTFFGLVSVVGTYFLHTHVVDFMPWLPAIGLGLLTIAVLNLNNMRDMENDKNSGKITIPVRIGFRNAKYYHAFLTLGALACFTVYSILYTSHWYQYLYLLCFLIFIKLLINIFHITENRLLDPYLKYTSMGTFVLSVCFIICINLQ, via the coding sequence ATGGCTTCATTCAAATCGTGGATATCAGCACTCCGCCCCCGTACTCTGTTTCTGGCTGTGGCAACTGCACTATGTGGCAGTGGTATTGCATACAGTACCGGAAACTTCAGCTTTTCGGTATGTATACTCACTATGCTGATAGCAACCATCCTTCAGTTATTATCAAATATGGCAAACGATTTAGGTGATTACCAACATGGCACTGATATTACAGGTGAACGTGTAGGCCCGCAGCGCACAGTACAAAGCGGAGCTATCACCCCCGGACAAATGAAAAAAGCCATTATGATGGCAATTGGTGCAGCAGCAATTATTGGTATACTCCTTATATATATAGCACTCCAATTCATGAACTGGAAATTTATCATTCTATTTTTGATTCTGGGGGCTGCCAGCATTGTAGCAGCGATAAAATATACAGCAGGAAAGAATCCGTATGGATATAAAGGATTGGGCGACATATTCTCTTTTACTTTTTTCGGATTGGTATCGGTAGTCGGCACTTACTTTTTGCATACACATGTAGTTGATTTTATGCCGTGGCTTCCTGCAATTGGGCTGGGGCTGTTAACGATAGCAGTACTTAACCTGAACAATATGCGTGATATGGAGAATGATAAGAATTCAGGTAAAATAACGATCCCCGTGCGTATTGGCTTCAGAAATGCGAAGTACTACCATGCTTTCCTTACATTAGGTGCGCTTGCCTGTTTTACAGTATATTCTATTTTATATACAAGCCATTGGTATCAGTATCTCTATCTGCTGTGCTTCCTTATCTTTATCAAACTGCTGATAAACATATTTCATATCACTGAAAATCGTCTGCTCGACCCCTACCTCAAATATACATCTATGGGCACATTTGTTTTGTCCGTTTGTTTCATCATCTGTATCAATCTGCAATGA
- a CDS encoding metallophosphoesterase family protein, protein MKKIGLLSDTHGWWDDKYEKYFAECDEIWHAGDIGSMDLALRFEAFKPFRAVYGNIDDSKIRAAYPEFLRFTLEGVDVLMTHIGGYPGKYDPRARSILSANPPKLFICGHSHILKVMFDKKLNCLHINPGAAGKYGFHKVRTLIRFVLNEGNISDLEVIELKD, encoded by the coding sequence ATGAAAAAGATCGGTCTCTTATCCGACACCCATGGCTGGTGGGACGACAAATACGAAAAATATTTTGCCGAGTGTGACGAGATATGGCATGCAGGCGATATCGGCTCCATGGACCTTGCCCTGCGATTCGAAGCCTTTAAACCATTCCGGGCTGTATATGGAAATATCGATGACAGTAAAATACGGGCGGCATATCCCGAATTCTTGCGCTTCACGCTTGAAGGTGTCGATGTATTGATGACACACATAGGCGGTTATCCGGGAAAGTACGATCCACGGGCCCGCTCCATTCTATCCGCTAATCCGCCCAAGTTGTTTATCTGCGGGCATTCGCATATACTCAAGGTGATGTTCGACAAAAAGCTGAATTGCCTGCATATAAATCCCGGAGCAGCAGGCAAGTATGGTTTTCACAAAGTAAGGACATTGATACGCTTCGTGTTGAATGAAGGTAATATTTCAGATTTGGAAGTAATAGAGTTGAAGGATTGA
- a CDS encoding alpha-L-rhamnosidase N-terminal domain-containing protein — protein sequence MFQRFYLLLAILAFGCTVYAQEINPELLKRHWTASWITCPDAPQKDYGVFHFRKQINLEQVPNKFIIHISADNRYRLFVNGQSVCFGPARGDLVNWYFETVDIAPFLQKGNNTIASTVWNMGTLAPVAQISNQTGFVIQGDSDKEQAINTNSTWKVIQNKSYSPCSTDNGERLQAYMVIGPGDHIDASKYPWGWEQAGFNDSNWINAVGVTSPSPYGIGTDNLWQLTPRNIPLMEESMQRMQKIRKTDGVTVTDKFLQGTNPLKVPANTKVSILIDQEVNTTAFPILSVTGGKGSSIQLTYTEALLDKNLQKGDRNKIEGLSVIGNYDIFLPDGGTNRQFGTLWLRTYRYIQIDISTADEALTINDLYAYFTGYPFEQKAQFSSNDKSLQDIWNVGWRTARLCAGETYYDCPYYEQLQYPGDTRIQALISLYVTGDDRLMRKAILDFYNSRVPDGLTQGRYPSSRLQVIPPYSLYWVSMIYDYWMYRQDDAFVAQFLPAIDAIFGWYENNMDKERGMLGPMTWWNFTDYTDRFPNGVPPGADDGNSSVITLHLAYTLNQAAQLYKHFGKECEADQYTNLATELTKATYNLCFDKTRNEMADTPEKKSFSQHAGIMAVLSNTIADSEKQSVMRNVVDDTSLIPVTFYYRFYLTQALKASGLGDLYYPSLDYWRDMIKIGLTTFAEKPEPARSDCHAWSASPLYDYFAIICGISSASPNYKTVKIEPSLGELKEVSASTPHPQGEIKVDLKRQGLKGIMGTVEIPSGITGIFVWNGQTIQLNGGTQKIDLK from the coding sequence ATGTTTCAACGATTTTATTTACTCTTGGCTATACTGGCCTTTGGATGCACAGTTTATGCACAAGAAATCAATCCCGAATTATTAAAACGCCACTGGACGGCAAGCTGGATCACTTGCCCTGATGCTCCCCAAAAAGATTATGGAGTGTTTCATTTCCGTAAACAAATCAATCTGGAGCAGGTTCCCAATAAATTTATCATACACATCTCGGCTGATAACCGTTACAGGCTGTTTGTCAACGGACAATCAGTATGCTTCGGCCCTGCCCGCGGCGATTTGGTAAACTGGTATTTCGAAACTGTCGATATAGCACCTTTTTTACAAAAGGGGAATAACACAATAGCATCTACTGTATGGAATATGGGAACATTGGCCCCTGTTGCACAAATATCTAATCAGACAGGATTCGTTATTCAGGGCGACAGTGACAAAGAACAGGCCATAAATACCAACAGTACATGGAAAGTGATACAAAATAAATCTTATTCACCATGCTCAACTGACAATGGAGAACGACTTCAGGCATATATGGTCATCGGGCCGGGCGACCACATAGATGCTTCAAAATACCCGTGGGGATGGGAACAGGCAGGATTTAATGACAGTAATTGGATTAATGCGGTTGGAGTGACGTCTCCATCGCCCTATGGCATAGGCACCGACAACCTGTGGCAACTCACCCCCCGCAACATTCCACTCATGGAAGAAAGCATGCAGCGCATGCAGAAAATAAGAAAGACAGACGGGGTAACTGTAACTGATAAATTCCTGCAAGGTACCAATCCGCTTAAAGTGCCTGCAAACACAAAAGTATCTATCCTCATCGATCAGGAAGTGAATACTACGGCATTTCCTATACTCTCGGTTACAGGCGGTAAAGGCTCATCTATACAATTAACTTATACGGAAGCATTATTGGACAAAAACTTACAAAAAGGAGACCGCAATAAGATAGAAGGATTATCTGTAATTGGCAACTACGACATCTTCCTGCCCGATGGAGGAACCAACAGACAGTTCGGTACATTATGGCTGCGCACCTACCGTTATATACAAATAGACATCTCCACAGCAGACGAAGCTTTGACTATCAATGACCTGTACGCTTACTTTACAGGTTACCCATTCGAACAAAAAGCCCAATTCTCTTCCAATGACAAATCGCTACAAGACATATGGAATGTAGGTTGGAGAACTGCACGTCTCTGCGCCGGAGAAACTTATTACGATTGTCCGTACTACGAGCAGTTACAATATCCGGGAGACACCCGTATTCAGGCTTTGATTTCACTTTATGTTACAGGTGACGACCGCCTGATGCGTAAAGCGATACTCGATTTTTACAATTCCAGAGTTCCTGATGGACTTACACAGGGACGTTATCCAAGCAGCCGACTACAAGTAATACCACCATACTCACTCTATTGGGTATCTATGATTTACGATTACTGGATGTACAGGCAGGACGATGCTTTTGTGGCACAGTTCCTTCCGGCAATAGATGCAATATTTGGCTGGTATGAAAACAATATGGATAAAGAAAGAGGAATGCTAGGGCCAATGACATGGTGGAACTTTACCGACTACACCGACAGATTCCCTAACGGGGTACCTCCGGGTGCAGATGACGGCAACTCTTCCGTCATTACCTTACATCTGGCTTATACCCTCAATCAGGCAGCTCAACTTTACAAACATTTTGGTAAAGAATGCGAAGCTGACCAATATACTAATCTGGCTACAGAATTAACAAAGGCAACATACAACCTCTGCTTCGATAAAACCCGGAACGAGATGGCTGACACCCCTGAGAAAAAGTCATTCAGCCAGCATGCGGGAATAATGGCCGTACTGAGTAATACTATTGCTGATAGTGAGAAACAATCGGTTATGAGAAACGTTGTGGATGACACCAGTCTGATACCTGTTACTTTTTATTACAGGTTCTATCTGACTCAGGCATTGAAAGCATCAGGGCTTGGCGATCTGTATTATCCGTCTCTTGACTATTGGCGCGACATGATAAAGATAGGATTAACCACCTTTGCCGAGAAGCCCGAGCCTGCACGCTCCGACTGTCATGCATGGAGTGCCAGCCCGCTTTATGACTATTTCGCTATCATCTGCGGTATCTCATCCGCGTCTCCTAACTATAAAACGGTGAAGATAGAACCTTCTCTTGGCGAACTCAAAGAAGTTTCAGCCTCTACACCTCATCCACAGGGAGAAATAAAAGTAGACCTGAAAAGACAAGGGCTAAAAGGTATCATGGGAACAGTGGAAATCCCATCCGGTATTACCGGTATATTTGTTTGGAATGGACAAACCATCCAACTAAATGGTGGGACACAAAAGATTGATTTAAAATAG
- a CDS encoding nucleotide exchange factor GrpE produces MKEEFTEKEFDNGQPVKADNMTNNQPEAAAETEIGDNLTDWEAKYNDLNDSYLRLNAEFDNYRKRTLKEKSELLKSGSERVLIDIISVVDDFERALENISKTEDIEAVKEGVDLIYSKFTTFLTRHGVKEIETIGHTFDTDKHEAITTVPAQSEEDKDKIVDSVQRGYTLDDKVIRYPKVIVAK; encoded by the coding sequence ATGAAAGAGGAATTTACCGAAAAGGAGTTTGATAACGGACAGCCTGTAAAGGCTGATAATATGACAAATAATCAGCCTGAAGCAGCAGCAGAGACAGAGATAGGTGACAATCTGACTGACTGGGAGGCCAAATATAATGATTTGAATGATTCATATCTGCGTCTGAATGCAGAATTCGATAACTACCGTAAACGTACTTTGAAGGAAAAGTCTGAATTATTGAAATCAGGCAGTGAACGTGTCTTAATCGACATAATATCCGTTGTGGATGATTTTGAACGTGCTTTGGAAAATATATCCAAGACTGAAGATATAGAAGCTGTGAAAGAAGGAGTAGATCTGATTTATAGTAAATTCACCACCTTCCTAACAAGACACGGTGTAAAAGAAATAGAAACAATCGGGCATACTTTCGATACCGACAAACATGAAGCTATCACCACCGTTCCTGCACAGTCGGAAGAAGATAAAGACAAAATTGTAGACAGTGTTCAGAGAGGATATACGCTGGATGATAAAGTTATCCGTTATCCAAAAGTAATCGTTGCAAAATAA